A stretch of Equus przewalskii isolate Varuska chromosome 11, EquPr2, whole genome shotgun sequence DNA encodes these proteins:
- the LOC103556893 gene encoding olfactory receptor 5AN6-like produces the protein MAGRRNGTITKFILLGFSEFPKLTVVLFSIFLGIYLMPVSWNVGLITLIRMDSHLHTPMYFFLSNLSVLDICYVSTIAPRMLSDFFKKQKFISFMECTIQYFFSRLGLTECCLLAATAYEHYAAICNPLLSTAIMSPTLCVKMVAGSWITGFFGSLIQLCVLLQLHFCGPNVINHFFGDLLQLLILSCSDTFFFQVITSVITVIFGLTSVLVIMISYGYIIATILKITSAEGRSKAFNTCGSHLTAVTLFFGSGIFVYMYPNSGDSLNQNKLASVLYTVIIPMLNALIYSLRNKEIKDALNRWKKRIFS, from the coding sequence ATGGCTGGAAGAAGGAATGGTACAATTACAAAGTTCATTCTCTTAGGATTCTCTGAATTTCCAAAGCTCACCGTTGTCCTCTTTTCAATATTCCTAGGGATCTACCTTATGCCAGTATCCTGGAATGTGGGCCTCATCACCCTCATCAGGATGGACTCTCACCTGCACACAcctatgtactttttcctcagtAACCTGTCTGTGCTGGACATCTGCTATGTTTCCACTATAGCGCCCAGGATGCTCTCAGACTTCTTCAAGAAGCAGAAATTCATCTCCTTTATGGAGTGCACAATACAATACTTCTTCTCTAGATTGGGTCTGACTGAGTGCTGTCTCCTGGCAGCCACGGCTTATGAACACTATGCTGCCATTTGTAAtcctcttctctccacagccATCATGTCCCCAACCCTCTGTGTGAAGATGGTGGCAGGATCTTGGATAACTGGATTCTTTGGTTCATTGATCCAGCTGTGTGTTTTACTTCAGCTCCATTTCTGTGGGCCAAATGTCATCAACCATTTCTTCGGTGACCTTCTCCAACTACTGATCCTATCCTGCTCTGACACCTTTTTCTTTCAAGTCATAACGTCTGTGATCACAGTGATTTTTGGGCTCacatctgtcctggttatcatgATATCCTATGGTTATATTATTGCCACCATTCTGAAGATCACTTCAGCTGAAGGCAGGTCCAAGGCCTTCAACACCTGTGGTTCTCACCTGACAGCAGTGACCCTCTTCTTTGGCTCAGGTATCTTTGTTTATATGTATCCTAACTCTGGTGATTCCCTGAATCAAAACAAGTTGGCATCAGTCTTATACACTGTTATAATTCCCATGCTAAATGCATtgatctacagcctgaggaacaaggaaataaaagatgccCTAAACAGATGGAAGAAGAGAATCTTTTCCTAG